The Stomoxys calcitrans chromosome 3, idStoCalc2.1, whole genome shotgun sequence genome includes a region encoding these proteins:
- the LOC131996337 gene encoding uncharacterized protein LOC131996337, producing MATSSLQGQPQNQQKEQPINTLQTCPTCNKPTRSCCISCSKCHKLFHFECARVTNILQIYTCSSCSQSSSPASPTHSVRSHLSISSDKSLNRRQNLLLQRLEEEKQLAIERDREFLNRKYQILEQFADHSDNESSLVDSVSEWLNTQPAAYSNDTTQDLFANHFDENTYHNLPTASSNAAFIDNYNPSLTITNSGHQTVTRHQPDIAHNMSSNTARPAFTSTLNNNATFINKPSSQSSLFPANLRDSVPPSFLNTPQNLSSTDLTYQQINARQTVPKDLPAFGGNPTEWPLFSSTYDWSTAVCGLTDAENLVRLQKALRGDALQAVQHILIHPSCVATAMATLKLLYGQPEKILHSLKMKIRSLPPINANKLDTITSFAVQVKGLQATIEACDLLDELNNSSLLQELISKLPSYFQINWGTFKMNLAKQNKRVNLSEFSNWIFDIGLSASSVNIESLCTSAAVPVIQSKQRNAYVHTHAEENSNACMLCGGDCRNIPSCEKFITADRAQRWEMVREFQLCKQCLRKHYGPCNANVCGKEGCQYKHHCLLHKTRHNEGADKNKQATSMESQNNAIAENSTHSCNTHSASIHNNFFKIIPVTIYGSGDKLFKTYAFIDEGSSTSLIEEQIMYDLNLSGSPEPLCLKWTGNVEREEQNSSRLCITLAGPNQKRFKADVRTVKHLSLPKQTVDCEAIAQAFPYLKGIPIQGE from the exons ATGGCTACATCTTCCTTACAGGGTCAACcacaaaaccaacaaaaagaGCAACCCATAAATACACTACAAACTTGCCCAACATGTAACAAACCAACACGCTCATGCTGTATTAGTTGCAGCAAATGCCACAAACTCTTTCACTTCGAGTGTGCTCGTGTCACcaatattttgcaaatatatACCTGCTCATCATGTTCTCAAAGTTCTAGCCCAGCAAGTCCCACTCACTCTGTACGCAGTCATTTAAGCATTTCTTCCGATAAATCACTGAACCGCAGACAAAACTTGCTACTACAACGCCTTGAGGAAGAAAAACAGCTTGCGATTGAACGAGACCGCGAATTTTTGAATCGAAAATACCAAATATTAGAACAATTCGCAGACCACAGCGACAACGAAAGTTCCCTGGTAGATTCTGTTAGTGAGTGGCTAAATACTCAGCCTGCAGCATATTCCAACGACACCACACAAGATTTGTTTGCCAACCACTTCGATGAAAATACTTACCATAATTTACCAACTGCTAGCTCTAATGCTGCGTTTATAGACAATTACAATCCGTCATTAACAATTACTAACAGCGGCCATCAGACAGTAACACGACACCAACCAGATATAGCCCATAATATGTCGAGCAACACAGCTCGGCCCGCCTTCACATCTACACTCAACAATAATGCAACATTTATTAATAAGCCTTCATCCCAAAGTTCTCTTTTCCCCGCGAATTTGCGTGATAGCGTTCCACCATCATTTTTAAATACACCACAAAATCTCTCCAGCACTGATCTCACGTACCAGCAAATAAATGCCAGACAGACGGTTCCAAAAGATTTGCCAGCGTTTGGAGGAAACCCAACAGAATGGCCTTTGTTTAGTTCCACCTACGATTGGTCTACGGCAGTCTGCGGCTTAACAGATGCTGAAAATTTGGTTCGTCTCCAAAAGGCACTTCGCGGTGATGCTCTCCAAGCCGTACAGCATATATTGATTCACCCCTCTTGCGTTGCAACGGCCATGGCAACATTAAAGCTTTTGTATGGACAGCCAGAAAAAATTCTGCATTCGCTAAAAATGAAAATCCGTAGTTTACCGCCTATTAATGCAAATAAACTGGACACTATTACCTCATTCGCAGTGCAAGTGAAAGGCCTTCAAGCGACTATTGAAGCGTGTGATCTTTTAGATGAATTGAATAACTCTTCCCTTTTGCAGGAGTTAATTTCCAAATTGCCGTCTTACTTCCAAATTAATTGGGGAACATTTAAAATGAActtagcaaaacaaaacaaaagagtaAATCTGTCAGAATTCTCCAATTGGATATTTGACATAGGTCTCTCAGCAAGCAGCGTAAACATTGAGAGCCTATGTACCTCTGCTGCAGTACCTGTCATTCAAAGCAAGCAGAGAAACGCTTATGTTCATACTCACGCAGAAGAGAACAGCAATGCGTGCATGCTATGTGGTGGTGACTGCAGAAACATACCTTCTTGTGAGAAATTTATTACAGCTGATCGAGCCCAGAGATGGGAGATGGTTAGAGAGTTTCAATTATGCAAGCAATGCCTTCGTAAACACTACGGCCCATGCAACGCAAATGTATGTGGAAAAGAGGGGTGTCAATATAAACACCACTGTCTTCTTCACAAAACTCGTCATAACGAAGGAGCAgataaaaacaaacaagcaacATCAATGGAATCACAAAACAATGCAATCGCAGAAAATTCAACTCATTCTTGTAACACGCACAGTGCATCCATTCACAATAATTTCTTTAAGATTATCCCCGTAACCATTTATGGTAGTGGCGATAAGCTATTCAAAACGTATGCCTTTATAGACGAGGGGTCTTCTACAAGTTTGATTGAAGAACAAATAATGTATGATTTAAATCTTTCAGGGTCACCCGAACCTCTTTGTTTAAAATGGACGGGAAATGTCGAGCGTGAAGAGCAAAACTCCAGTCGTCTTTGTATTACCCTCGCAGGCCCCAATCAAAAGAGGTTTAAAGCTGATGTGAGAACAGTTAAACATCTATCGCTGCCTAAACAAACAGTTGACTGCGAAGCGATTGCCCAAGCATTTCCCTATTTGAAAGGCATTCCTATTCAAGG CGAATAA
- the LOC131996336 gene encoding uncharacterized protein LOC131996336, whose product MNVMIFGASCAPCISQFVKNLNANKYRNQFPAAANAIVHNHYVDDFLDSVDTIEEAIHLARNIKYVHSKAGFNIRNWICNNSDVLKAINGEHGQNQKDLNLGSGVDTDKVLGIFWSSRDDFITFKVSPHLKESNLFVKGKTPTKRNLLRILMTIYDPLGLIGHFLMYLKIVLQEVWRSGVGWDEEIHPPQMTKWTNWLSHLSEIEDIKIPRCYLQTFKSYHNLDVELHTFADASENGYAAISYLRISDGSEVVISLVGSKTKVAPLKMTSIPRLELMAALIASRFATSVVNSATINIRQRYFWSDSKTVISWIKSDHRRYHQFVAFRVSEILELTELSNWRWVPGKLNVADEATKWKRCGPDLSNGSRWMNGPDFLREPQDAWPTQVEIQTGTDCEQRHHILAIDEVSSFVNIERFSQWRRAMRAVAYAIHYINKLRKPDHHCELTQDELIKAETVLLKQAQKVVYNEEIALLMKGEKVSKSSAIFKLCAFVAEDGVLRIDGRIDRASVTKEMKYPAILPKDSYITMLLIMHYHCSYRHGNNETAINEIRQKFYIPRLRTIFKKVVRKCQMCKVKKARPVYPQMAKLPRARLSAYVAPFTFTGLDFFGPLLVTVNRHKEKRYGALFTCLTIRAVHIEIVHSLNTSSCILAIRNFVARRGTPREIFSDNGTNFVGAERELREAIKQMDSNEFVRHFTTATTKWNFNPPSAPHMGGVWERMVRSVKTVLYRIMPTRSPNDETLVSMMSEVENIINSRPLTYVPIDNESQEALTPNHLLLGSSNGMKPLVEYDDSVHVLKSSWLETQQFAQRFWRRWLAEYLPSLTCRSKWFEKSKPLRVGDLVVVVDPANPRNVWPRGKVLSTKMAEDGQVRSAKIMTYCGVLERPVAKLAVLDVAQVEE is encoded by the coding sequence atGAATGTCATGATTTTCGGCGCATCATGTGCACCATGTAtttcacaatttgtgaaaaacttGAATGCCAATAAGTATCGAAATCAATTTCCAGCTGCCGCTAATGCAATTGTGCATAATCACTATGTGGATGACTTTTTAGATTCTGTGGACACAATTGAAGAGGCAATCCACCTAGCCAGAAATATTAAATATGTTCACAGCAAAGCGGGATTTAATATACGAAATTGGATCTGTAATAACAGTGACGTTCTAAAGGCAATAAATGGGGAACATGGTCAAAATCAGAAGGATCTTAACTTAGGCAGTGGTGTTGATACAGATAAAGTTTTGGGTATCTTTTGGAGTTCAAGGGACGATTTTATTACATTCAAAGTATCACCCCACCTTAAAGAGAGCAATTTATTTGTAAAAGGCAAAACGCCAACGAAGAGAAACTTGCTAAGAATTCTTATGACTATTTATGACCCTTTGGGACTCATTGGTCATTTCCTTATGTACTTAAAGATAGTGTTACAGGAAGTTTGGCGCAGCGGTGTTGGGTGGGACGAAGAAATCCATCCACCACAGATGACTAAATGGACAAACTGGCTGTCACATTTGTCAGAAATAGAAGACATTAAAATACCTCGCTGCTATTTGCAGACGTTTAAATCTTATCATAATCTAGATGTGGAGCTACATACATTTGCAGACGCTAGCGAAAACGGTTATGCTGCGATATCGTACCTTCGTATTTCAGACGGCAGTGAGGTGGTAATTTCTTTAGTCGGATCTAAAACCAAGGTCGCCCCACTCAAGATGACATCCATACCGCGCCTAGAATTAATGGCAGCGCTAATTGCTTCCAGATTTGCGACCAGTGTTGTCAATAGCGCGACCATTAATATACGGCAACGATATTTTTGGTCTGATTCAAAAACTGTCATTAGCTGGATAAAATCAGATCACAGGAGGTACCATCAATTTGTCGCATTTCGGGTTAGCGAGATATTAGAACTAACTGAGTTGAGTAATTGGCGCTGGGTACCGGGTAAACTTAATGTGGCCGACGAAGCTACTAAATGGAAGAGGTGCGGGCCAGATTTATCAAATGGCAGTAGATGGATGAACGGACCCGATTTTCTCCGAGAACCCCAAGATGCGTGGCCAACTCAAGTCGAAATTCAAACCGGCACAGACTGTGAGCAGAGGCATCACATATTGGCTATTGACGAAGTTAGCAGCTTTGTTAATATAGAACGTTTTTCACAGTGGCGGAGGGCTATGAGAGCTGTGGCGTACGCTATTCACTACATAAACAAACTGAGAAAACCCGATCACCACTGCGAATTAACCCAAGACGAGCTTATTAAGGCCGAAACTGTTTTATTGAAGCAGGCACAGAAGGTGGTCTATAACGAAGAAATTGctcttttgatgaaaggtgaaaAGGTAAGCAAGTCAAGTGCGATATTTAAGTTGTGTGCCTTTGTAGCGGAGGATGGTGTATTGCGCATTGATGGGAGAATAGACAGAGCTTCCGTAACAAAGGAGATGAAGTACCCCGCCATCTTACCAAAAGACAGCTACATCACGATGCTTTTAATAATGCACTACCATTGCAGTTACCGTCATGGAAACAACGAAACCGCCAttaatgaaattcgacaaaagtTTTATATACCTCGGCTaagaacaatttttaaaaaagtagTGCGCAAATGTCAAATGTGTAAAGTTAAGAAGGCACGGCCTGTCTACCCTCAGATGGCGAAGCTACCCAGGGCTCGTTTGTCTGCATATGTAGCACCGTTTACATTTACAGGTCTAGATTTCTTTGGACCCTTACTGGTGACTGTAAATAGACACAAGGAAAAGCGGTACGGAGCTTTGTTTACATGCCTAACGATTCGAGCGGTTCACATTGAAATTGTGCATTCACTCAATACTAGTTCGTGTATATTGGCAATACGAAATTTTGTGGCCAGAAGAGGCACACCAAGGGAAATTTTCAGCGATAATGGCACCAACTTTGTTGGTGCCGAAAGAGAGTTGCGTGAAGCTATAAAACAAATGGATTCCAATGAGTTTGTTCGCCATTTTACAACAGCAACGACGAAGTGGAACTTCAATCCACCTTCAGCACCTCACATGGGCGGGGTATGGGAGCGTATGGTGCGCTCCGTCAAAACAGTTCTCTACCGCATTATGCCAACAAGGTCGCCCAATGATGAAACTCTTGTGAGTATGATGTCCGAGGTGGAGAATATAATAAATTCTAGGCCCCTGACGTATGTCCCAATAGATAACGAAAGTCAAGAGGCATTAACTCCTAACCATTTGCTTTTGGGGAGTTCCAATGGCATGAAGCCGCTAGTTGAATATGATGATAGTGTGCACGTTCTTAAAAGCAGTTGGTTGGAAACTCAGCAGTTCGCACAAAGATTTTGGAGACGGTGGTTAGCCGAGTATTTGCCCTCACTCACTTGCCGGTCAAAGTGGTTTGAAAAATCTAAGCCGTTGAGGGTTGGTGACTTGGTGGTTGTGGTTGACCCTGCTAATCCTCGAAATGTGTGGCCTAGAGGAAAGGTTCTGAGTACAAAAATGGCAGAGGATGGACAAGTTCGGAGTGCTAAGATAATGACATATTGTGGAGTTCTTGAGAGGCCGGTTGCAAAATTGGCTGTTCTCGACGTGGCTCAGGTTGAAGAGTAA